Part of the Paenibacillus terrae HPL-003 genome is shown below.
ATTTTGAAATATATGTGAACAAAACGGAATACAAAATTCTGTTAGCTGTATTGGTGTTGCCTTCATTAAATCGGAATATTTCAGATGCCAGCCAAGAAATCAGCTTTTTCAAACGTTGTTAGAAGAATATATTTAAGTTTTTTTAGAAAAAAAAGTGAAAATATCTAACGGTTATATTCTTTTACTTAGATTGAACGATGTATTACATAGTGTTAGAAGCGTCACAGAAAAGTGCAAAACTTTCCTGTAGCATTGCTCGAAAATTCTTCTTTTTCGTTTGTGACTCTATTTTTTGAAGAAGAGAACTCTAAAAAATGAGAAGCAATCAGCGTTGTTTTCGATAGGAGGGGAAGAGGGAAATACAGTTTCATGGACTCTGTCAGCCAACCCAAAACCATGTGATTTTGTGGACTGTGTCTTAATTTTTTAGGAGGATAACTATGAAAAAAATAGTAGCTTATGCTGCACGGCCCGATGAAATGAACGCCTTTAAAAGACTCCAAAGTGAATTAGATTTGGAAATTACGTATGTAAACCAAATTTTGGATGTTGAGAGTGTTAAACAGTCAGAAGGGTTTGAAGCTGTAACGATATTGGGCAGTAATACGGCTGATCGGGAAGTATTAAAAGCATTACATGATCATGGTGTAAAGTATCTTGCACTTCGTAGTTCCGGCTATAACAATGTGGATATGGCAGCGGCAAAGGAATATGGTATACGTTTCTCTAACGCGGTGTATGCTCCGAATAGCGTGGCCGATTATACAACGATGCTCATATTGATGAGTATTCGAAAAATGAAACAAATTATGATTCGCAATACCGCTCAAGACTACACCGTGGCAGGAAATCAAGGGAAAGTCATCAAGGATCTTAAAATCGGTATTGTGGGAACTGGAAGAATCGGAGCCACTGTAGCAAGAAATTTATCCGGCTTTGGCAGTGAAATCCTTGGCTACGATGTGTATGAGAATCATGACCTTCTGGATATTCTGAGCTATGCTTCGCTGGAAGAGCTGTTTGAAACATGTGATGTCATTACCCTACATGCCCCGCTGTTGGATACGAACTATCACATGATCGATGATGCTGCAATTTCCAAGATGAAGGATGGGGTTGTTATCGTAAATTGCAGTCGGGGTGAATTAATCGACACGAATGCATTAATTAGACATATTGAAAGTGGTAAAGTAGGGGCTGCGGGTCTCGATGTGATTGAAGGAGAGCTAAGTATTTTTCATCAGGATCACCGCCAAAATATATTATCCAATCATCAGTTTTCTATTTTGCAACAATTCCCGAATGTGATTGTGACTCCTCATACAGCCTTTTATACAGACCAAGCTGTTAACAGTATGGTTGAGGTAGCGCTTCGTTCACTGATATCCTTTATGGATGAAGACAAAAGCGATTGGGAAATAAAATAGTGAAATTATAAAATCATAAAAAAGTCACCTTTCGATGGAACTGAGTAGTTGAGGCTACGTTCCAAACGAAAAGGTGACTTTTTTTGTAATGCCACAAAATATAGACGAACAGCTTATAGCATAAACGAATCCCTAATGTATATCTCAGGCTCAATTGTTTTATGTGTGGGGGACAGCTTATCGTCTGTATTATCTTGATTTAAAGAATCGATAATAATAGAGATGGCTGTAGCTGCAATCTTTTCGGAAGGCATATTGATGATGGTAATGGGAGGAGTCGAATACATGGTAGATTCGGGCCCAGTTAATCCAATAGAGAGCAGTTCAATGTCCTCGGGAATTTTAACACCCATTTTATTAAATTGATAAATCATACTAAGAGCAATGGAATCCGATTCGCAAAAGAGGGCTTTTGGCGGATGATCCATTTCACAATAGCGCTTGGCAGCGAGAATGCCACCCTCCGTCGAATTTGGGATTTCGATGATATGCTCTTTTTCGATGGTGATCCCGTTTTGAGCACATGCATTGAGAAAAGCCTTGGTTCTTAGACTGGCACCTACATACGGGTTGTTGGCAATGACGATACTTACCTGCTGATAGCCCTTTTTAGATAATAATTGCGCGCCTTTATTGGCGACATCGTCATGATTTACTGAAACGGTAGAATACTTTTGGGATTCACGATTAATCAAGACGAGTGGAATTCGTGGATTCAGTGATTCCAGGTATTCCAAATCAGAGAGGGAGGTTGCGCCAATAATAACGCCATCATACGTGTTTTTGATAATTTCGTTAGTGTCTTTGGCAATCTCATTATTTTGATAAGTGCGAATAACCAGCTCACACGAATAATTCATTTCATTCAGCTCAGACTGAATACCATGTAAAAAAGATGCTAGCATATTAGTCCGGTAATCTAATGGCCAATACAAGGCGATGATTGGTTTTGGGGTAGCCGTCGAGCGTAGTCTTCTTGCGCTTAAATTGGGGTGATAATTCAAGGCATTCATAGCTTCCATCACTTTATTATAGGTTCTTTGCGGTATTTTCCGCTCTTTGGCCTTCCCATTTATAACAATAGAAACGGTGGTCATTGACACATTGGCCAGGTTCGCGACATCTTTTATAGTTGCCATGGCTTCCTCCTTGAAGAACGTTGATATCGAAACAGTATTGAAATAACCGGGATATGTAGAAAGAGGATAACCTCATGGAAAATGTTACCACAATAACTTTGGCTCTTCAATCGATTCGGTCGCTTAAAAAAGTCAAAAGCTGCTGCCAAGCTTTATAGCTAATGGAGCTGGAGCCTATATGTTGAATGCAATGCTCCAATGGAAATGGAGATTGTTATTTATTCCTAAATACATAAATTGGTTATAAAAAGGTCTATATCTTGCATATGATATAGACCTTTTTATCTATTGTCAATGATTCGAAAAAACCGCAACAGAGCAGGGAGAGAGGGCCTTATTCTGCAATGTTCTAAGAGGATGAGCCTCGGTGAAAAAAGGCACTTTAGAAGAGAGCTAAAACGCTAAAATTTCAATCGATTTTTAAATAAAATTCTAATTATTGACATGAAAAAATCGAAGTTATAGTATAAGTATATCGTTAAACTAAATCGTTTGACTAAAACGTTAAACTTGGATGTTTGCAAAATTTGAACAGTATCGCACAATGAGTTCGGTTCTGTTGCCAAGGGAGATGAGAAACTAGCATATTCGATTCATTTTGTGAAAGGTGAACACGTCCGTCATATCAGAAAGGTGCTGAGTAGGAAGTGAATTACAAGATAGCTGTTGTTGCCGGAGATGGAATAGGGCAGGAGATTATCACGGAGACCATGCGTGTGATGAATCAAGTTGGAAAGGTATTTGGGCATCAATTTCAATTTGAGGAATGTTGTGCCGCGACAGCTGCTGTTGAAAAGTTTGGAGATCCACTGCCTGAAGAGAGCTTGCGTCAATGCAAAGAAAGTGATGCGGTTCTATTGGGAAATATTTGGCTTGATACGTACTTAGACTTACCTAAAGAAAAAAGACCTAACTATGCATTGATAGCTTTACGAAAAAATCTGGCGTTAAAAACAAATATTCGCCCTGCATTTATACTTCCTTCGGTAGCTGAGTTTTGCCCGCTTAAGGAGAGCGTAATTGCAGATGGAATGGATATTTTAATGCTGCGTGATCTTGCAGGTGGCATGATTATGTCAGAAAAATACAGGGGCATGAATCAAGACGGAAGAGAAGCATTTGATAAAGAATACTACAACGAAGAAATGATTAAAGTGTCTGCTCGCAATGCGTTTGAGTTTGCCCGTCAAAGACGAAAGAAAGTGACGAGTCTTGACAAAGCCGTTATCTTGGAGAGTTCCAAGCTGTGGAGAGAGATCGTAACGGAAGTTGCCGCAGAATATCCAGATGTGCAATTGGAACATATGTATGTGGATGATGCTGCCAAGAAGATTATCGAAAATCCAGGTAACTTTGATGTCATCGTAACGACGAATGTGTTTGGCGATATTATTTCAGACGAGATTACAGCCCTTGTAGGAGCTACGAGCCTGCTACCTGCCGCAAGTCTTAACAGTAATGGCAAAGGGATCTTTGAAACGAATCAGCTTCATAATCACAATCGTGAGATGGTTGGTAAAAATACGGCCAATCCGATTGGCTCCATTCTTTCGGGGGCCATGATGCTAAGCTATTCGTTCCAGCTTGAACAAGAAGGGAAAATCATAGAAAAAGCTGTGGCCGATGTTCTTGCAGCAGGCTATGCAACACCAGATATTTATTCGCCTGGCAAAACCTTGGTGGGAACCAAAGAGCTAGGCACTAAAATTGCTGACCACATAGGACAGCTAAAAAAGGAGTTTGTTTAGAATGACAATGATTGAACATGTATTGTCAGCATCGGTAGGAAATGGAGTGACGATTAAGCCCGACTATATTGTTTTGAACGATAGTTTGGATCTTGAACTTGTGAATGCATTGAGTGAAATCAAAACATTAGCCAACAAAGACCAGCTCATTGTTATTCTGAATTACGATATTCCAGCAGGTAGCTTTACTTCGGCTGAGATTCAAAAGAAGCTTATACATTTTGCACGGGAACATGATATTGAATTTGTACAGGCTGAAGGAATTGGTTACCACATCCTGCTTAACAAGTACGTCAAAGAAGGAAATGTAGTTGTTTCAACTGGTATGCATAACAGTATTTTTGGTTCAAAAGGCGCTTTGGGCCTGCATGTTGAGTCTGAACAAATCATTGATGTTTGCGTTAAGGGTGAACTGACTCTGACCGTTCCAGAGACGGTCTATGTCGAGCTCAAGGGTTCACTTTCCCCGGACTCTACCATGAAAGACTTTATGCTGACGTTTCTGGACGAAGGCACCAAGGGAAAATATGCTGGGAAAGTGATTGAATTTGTTGGTGAAGGTGTTCAATCCTTATGCGCCAAGCAAAAAACCGACCTTTGCTTGCTGGCAGCAAGATCAGGTGCAGTCAGCGCATTTGTTCAGATTAATTCGCAAGGTATTCATACAACGGATGTGTATGATTTAAGCACAGTTAAACCTGTTGTAGCCTTGCCAGGCTCCATTCATCAAACCCAATCCGTTAAAGCGCTCAAGGATACACCTGTTGCGGCATGCTTTATCGGGGGATGTACGGGCGGAAGTATTGAGGACCTGAGACAAGCTGCTGAAATTCTAAAAGACAAAAAGGTAGCTACCTATACACGCCTCACCATTAGCCCGGAGACTAACGAAGTTTACTTAAAGGCAATGGAAGAAGGACTCTTGGAAACGTTTATTGATAGTGGTGCGCAGATTATTAATCCTGGGTGTGCAAGTTGTTTGACCACATCGAAGGGTGTTGTGGGTAGTGGAGAAAATATGCTGTCGGCCAGTTGCTGGAACTTCGCCGGATGTAATGGAACCAAGGATTCTAACGTCTTTTTGGCATCGTCCGCCACGGTTGCCGCTGCGGCTCTAACAGGATATGTATGCGAAACGACTAAATAAAAAGGAGAACTATATATGGAAAAGAAATTTAGCGGGAAAGTGTGGAAGCTACCGGACGATGTAGATACAGATACGATTATCGCGGGTCGCCATGGTGTTATTTTGGATAAAAAAGAAATGGGTTCACACTGTTTGGAGACACTCCGTCCGGAATTTGCATCAGAGGTTAAGCCGGGTGATATTTTGGTTGCTGGGAAAAATTTTGGCTGTGGTTCTTCCAGAGAAATGGCGGCTGAGGCCATCAATGTACATGGTGTGGAGTGTATTGTCGCAAAATCATTTGCGAGAATTTTCTTTAGAAATGCCATTAATAACGGCATGTTGTTGATTGAAAGCGAAGAAATTCCTGAAAGCTGTGAGGAAGGCGATATCCTGACGGTCGAAGTTAACCAAAAGGTAACCGTCAATGGCAAAGGGTTTGAAATTTCAAAATTGCCTGATAATTTGTTCGCTATTATTCAGGATGGCGGTCTGGTCAAAAATACAATCAAAAGAATCCAAAACAGCAAGTAGGGAAGGAAGAATACTCAGATGGGATCCACATTAGCCGAAAAACTATTGATACACAATACGGGCGAAAAGAATATCAAGCCAGGCGATATTGTTATAGCCTACCCGGATCGATATATGATTCATGATATTTATACATCATTCCTAAAACGAGCCTTAAAGGATATGGGGGTTACGAAGGCTTTACATCCGGAAAAGGCAGTCATTGTGCTGGATCACTTGATGCCAACCAATCAGGCTGCTACAGATCCAGAGCACTTTAGAGACGGGATCGAGCTTTCTGAAAAGCTGAATATCCAAAACCTTCATAAAGGGGAAGGGATCAGTCACTCTCTGATGCATGAGCTTCGCTATGCCAAACCTGGTAATGTCGTAGTTGCCACAGATAGTCACACGACTACTTATGGTGGAGCTGCTTGCTTTTGCACGGGTATTGGTCACACCGAAATGGCGGCGGCACTTGCAACAGGTGAAATCTGGCTTAAGGTTCCATCCGCTATAAAAATTGTTATTGATGGTGAGTTCAAAAATGGCGTCAGCGCCAAAGATATTATCTTGAGAATCCTCGGGGATATCAAATCAGACGGGGGTCAGTATAAATCTCTCGAATTTACCGGATCAGCCGTAAAAAGTATGAGTATGAACCAACGCTTCACAATCGCCAATATGTCTTTGGAAGCAGGCGCTAAATGCGGATTGTTTGAAGTGGATGAAAAAACGGCTGACTACTATGATATGGATTATCATGAAATTTCATGGCTTAAAATCGATGAAGATGCTCAGTATGAAAAAGTGCTTCATTATAATGTAAGCGAACTTGAGCCACAGCTATCCTGTCCGCAGGGTGTGGATAATGTCCATGGCATCTCAGCAGTAGAAGGTACCAAGCTGAATGAGGTTTACATCGGCTCCTGTACGAATGGCAGCATTGAGGATATGGCCGTCGCCGCAGAGATTTTGAAGGGGAAGAAGATTGCTAAATATCTGAAGCTCGTGATTATTCCAGCTACCAACCATGTGTTTAAAGAGTCTATGCGCTTAGGGTATATTAAAACCTTTATTGATGCGGGGGGAATGGTGTCCCATCCATGCTGTGGCTTGTGTTGTGGACAACCCTATGGATTGCTAAGCGATGGTGAAGTCGTACTGGGAACGAATAATCGTAACTTTATTGGTAGAATGGGAACCAAAAAATCATTGATTTATCTTTCATCACCAGCCGTTGCTGCAACCTCTGCATTGGCAGGTGTCATTACGAATCCAGTCACTCAATAGGTTTGATACGGATAACCAGGGAACCAGATATTATTGAAGCTGCTTGTTTCAATGATATCTGGGGATATTATATGTGAAAAAAAACACGTAGTTAACAAACATTTAGGAGATACTCATGAACAAACAAATTAAAATAGCCGGATTTCCACTAAAATACTTTATTCCATTTGCTGCGATCGTATTAGTGGCCACCTATACAGGGCTTATCACCAACGACTTTGTGGGGACGTTTGCCTTCTTGCTCGTCATGGGGGGGATTTTTACATGGGTAGGCTCTATCATTCCTATCTTTAATACCTGGTTTGGAGGTCCCATACTGCTACCGTTGTTTGCCGGATCAGCGTTAGTATATTTTCACCTGGTACCAGCTAATCTACAGACAAGTATTAAAGGCTTGATGGGTTCGGGACAGGGATTTCCGAATCTCTTTATTGCGGCCATTCTTATTGGCTCGATCTTGTGTATGAACCGCAAGACATTGTTAACCGTAACCATTAGGCTGTTACCTTGTATTATTGCTACACATATTTTTGCCTTCGTGTTCCTCTACTTGGGATCAGTTATTACAGGAACCTCACTATTAGATGGTATATTCATGGTAGGTCTTCCTAACTTTGCAGGTGGATCATCCGGAGCAATTGCAACCGTACCTGCAATGTATAGTTCCTTTTTTGGTCAAGATGCTGGAACCTATTCGGGTCCTTTTCTAGTCTATATTAATGTTGCCAATGTCATTGCCGTTGTATTTGCCGGCCTGCTGAATAAGCTGGGGAATGCCAAGCCATCGTTAACCGGTAATGGCAACCTGCTGATGAATGACGACGCCAATTTGGGTGAAAAAGAAGAGAAACGTCCCGCTTCCTCTGACGATTATAAAAAATTGGGTATGGGTTTGCTGATCTCGGTTGTATTTATGGTAGCCGGCAGTATTCTGAACGGTATTGTTCCTCAGCTTAATCAAATCGCATGGGCAGCTATCCTGGTCATTATTATCAAAGCGACTGGATTTTTGGATAACGAAGTATGTGATGCCAGTAACTATTGGAGCGGTTTCATGATCAAGAATTTCTTGCCGTTTTTGATTACAGGGATCGGTATTGCCTCGCTTGATCTATCCAAGTGCGGAGAATACTTTACGATTTCCAATCTAGTGATCATTTTTATGGGTGTTTTAGGCTCACTGATCGGATCCGTTATTGTGGGAAGATTGTTCAAGCTTTATCCGATTGATAGCGGTATCGGAGTTGGCTTAAATGTATGTAACCTTGGAGGTACAGGTGCGATAGCTGTCCTTTCCACTTCCAACAGAATGGAAATGATGCCCTTTGCATCCATTGCCAATCGTGTCGGTGGAGCCATCATGCTTATTGAAATAAGTCTCTTGCTGCCACTGTTTCTAAAATAATATATTAACAATCAAATGAAGATTAGGAATATAGACTATTTCAATGGTTTATACCCCTAATCTTTTATGATAAAAGGCCTGTTTATGGAAAATTTTCCGAACGCACTTGAGTTTATCCCCGTAAAGAAAATATAGTCAAACAGGGCGTTAATCAACGCGGATGTGACTTCCTTTTCTCCTTCAATCACCCGGATATAAGACTCATCGCAGGTTTCATGTATCAGCTTCCCGATGACGGCGGCAACGGCAGCGTATTGTTGGATGGCTTCAAAACGCCCCCATTCCCTCCGGCGATGGCACCAATGAGCGGCTCAATTAACAATTGAAATGGATAGTTGAACGGTCCGACAATCAGTACCGTTCCGTAAGGCTCCTTGTACATATAGCTTTTGGTTAGCGGATGATAAATAGGTGTTTTTACCTTCTGGGGCTTCATCCACCGCTTGAGGTGCTTTGTCATATAACGAATACTGTCCAGAGTAAAGCCGATTTCCGTAGTGTAGGCTTCAAATTCGTTTTTGAGTAAATCCTGATACAAGGCGGCCATAATTGGTAGCTCATAACGTTGGATGGCATGGGTCAGCTTACGTAACTGCTCTAGCCGAAACTCAACACTGCGGGTGTGCCCACTGTGGAAAAATTGGCGATGCTGCTGTAAAATGTGGCTGACCTGCTCTGATGTTAGTTGCTCCATAAAGTACATATCCCTCCTATTCAGCCTTCTATTAAAGGCAGTCCCGCTCCAGCGTGGTGACCAGGTTTTTCAATAACTGTATCGAATCCTCCAAGGCTAAAAAATAATGATGCTCCGTAATGTCGTTGGCGGTCATCTTGCCATTCTCTGAAAGTAACAGCAGAATATCCTGACGATACGGCTCGCTTAAAGTCTGAAAAGTAGGAATGCATGCTCGAAGCAGCTCGATTGCTTGTTTTCCCATAACAATAGTATCTCCTTAAATGTTTAATCTTTTAAACCTAATGAAAGGAGTACAGTCTTTTTGATGCGAGTATTCAAGTTGAAAAAGGTGTTGTTCTTATTCTTTAAAACTCTTATAAAATAAATTGACATTCATAAAAAACTAAGTTATCTTAGACTAACTGAAACTGAAGGGAGTTATTATGAAAACACCGGCTTCTGAAGTTATAAGAAAGACAGCTCTAAAAATATTAATTGAAAATCCAAGTGGCATGCGTCTTTCCGATTTGAAATTTTCAACTGAAAAAGTGCTAGAAGAATTTATTGAACCAGATAATTCGAAGAATGGGAAATTTAGATCAGCATTATGGGATTTGGAGAAACGTTATCCTGAATATGTTCTTAAGGAAAAGCAGGAGAAATCGGCAGTATTTTTTCCCACTGAGAAGTTACAAAATGATATAGAGGATATCGTAATTCCTAAATATTCACCTACGGCGAGGCAAATGTATGAGGAGATGCATTCTAGGGGGGAGAATAAATACAGGGATTATGTAGAAATGAAGGCCAAAATAATGGACGTTATTGAACTAATTGAGGAAATTAACCTGGATGGTTTTGATATCAAAACCATAGAGAATTCTAAAG
Proteins encoded:
- the leuB gene encoding 3-isopropylmalate dehydrogenase, with amino-acid sequence MNYKIAVVAGDGIGQEIITETMRVMNQVGKVFGHQFQFEECCAATAAVEKFGDPLPEESLRQCKESDAVLLGNIWLDTYLDLPKEKRPNYALIALRKNLALKTNIRPAFILPSVAEFCPLKESVIADGMDILMLRDLAGGMIMSEKYRGMNQDGREAFDKEYYNEEMIKVSARNAFEFARQRRKKVTSLDKAVILESSKLWREIVTEVAAEYPDVQLEHMYVDDAAKKIIENPGNFDVIVTTNVFGDIISDEITALVGATSLLPAASLNSNGKGIFETNQLHNHNREMVGKNTANPIGSILSGAMMLSYSFQLEQEGKIIEKAVADVLAAGYATPDIYSPGKTLVGTKELGTKIADHIGQLKKEFV
- a CDS encoding 3-isopropylmalate dehydratase large subunit, translated to MGSTLAEKLLIHNTGEKNIKPGDIVIAYPDRYMIHDIYTSFLKRALKDMGVTKALHPEKAVIVLDHLMPTNQAATDPEHFRDGIELSEKLNIQNLHKGEGISHSLMHELRYAKPGNVVVATDSHTTTYGGAACFCTGIGHTEMAAALATGEIWLKVPSAIKIVIDGEFKNGVSAKDIILRILGDIKSDGGQYKSLEFTGSAVKSMSMNQRFTIANMSLEAGAKCGLFEVDEKTADYYDMDYHEISWLKIDEDAQYEKVLHYNVSELEPQLSCPQGVDNVHGISAVEGTKLNEVYIGSCTNGSIEDMAVAAEILKGKKIAKYLKLVIIPATNHVFKESMRLGYIKTFIDAGGMVSHPCCGLCCGQPYGLLSDGEVVLGTNNRNFIGRMGTKKSLIYLSSPAVAATSALAGVITNPVTQ
- a CDS encoding 2-hydroxycarboxylate transporter family protein, whose protein sequence is MNKQIKIAGFPLKYFIPFAAIVLVATYTGLITNDFVGTFAFLLVMGGIFTWVGSIIPIFNTWFGGPILLPLFAGSALVYFHLVPANLQTSIKGLMGSGQGFPNLFIAAILIGSILCMNRKTLLTVTIRLLPCIIATHIFAFVFLYLGSVITGTSLLDGIFMVGLPNFAGGSSGAIATVPAMYSSFFGQDAGTYSGPFLVYINVANVIAVVFAGLLNKLGNAKPSLTGNGNLLMNDDANLGEKEEKRPASSDDYKKLGMGLLISVVFMVAGSILNGIVPQLNQIAWAAILVIIIKATGFLDNEVCDASNYWSGFMIKNFLPFLITGIGIASLDLSKCGEYFTISNLVIIFMGVLGSLIGSVIVGRLFKLYPIDSGIGVGLNVCNLGGTGAIAVLSTSNRMEMMPFASIANRVGGAIMLIEISLLLPLFLK
- a CDS encoding aconitase family protein, with protein sequence MTMIEHVLSASVGNGVTIKPDYIVLNDSLDLELVNALSEIKTLANKDQLIVILNYDIPAGSFTSAEIQKKLIHFAREHDIEFVQAEGIGYHILLNKYVKEGNVVVSTGMHNSIFGSKGALGLHVESEQIIDVCVKGELTLTVPETVYVELKGSLSPDSTMKDFMLTFLDEGTKGKYAGKVIEFVGEGVQSLCAKQKTDLCLLAARSGAVSAFVQINSQGIHTTDVYDLSTVKPVVALPGSIHQTQSVKALKDTPVAACFIGGCTGGSIEDLRQAAEILKDKKVATYTRLTISPETNEVYLKAMEEGLLETFIDSGAQIINPGCASCLTTSKGVVGSGENMLSASCWNFAGCNGTKDSNVFLASSATVAAAALTGYVCETTK
- a CDS encoding LacI family DNA-binding transcriptional regulator — its product is MATIKDVANLANVSMTTVSIVINGKAKERKIPQRTYNKVMEAMNALNYHPNLSARRLRSTATPKPIIALYWPLDYRTNMLASFLHGIQSELNEMNYSCELVIRTYQNNEIAKDTNEIIKNTYDGVIIGATSLSDLEYLESLNPRIPLVLINRESQKYSTVSVNHDDVANKGAQLLSKKGYQQVSIVIANNPYVGASLRTKAFLNACAQNGITIEKEHIIEIPNSTEGGILAAKRYCEMDHPPKALFCESDSIALSMIYQFNKMGVKIPEDIELLSIGLTGPESTMYSTPPITIINMPSEKIAATAISIIIDSLNQDNTDDKLSPTHKTIEPEIYIRDSFML
- a CDS encoding D-isomer specific 2-hydroxyacid dehydrogenase family protein, whose product is MKKIVAYAARPDEMNAFKRLQSELDLEITYVNQILDVESVKQSEGFEAVTILGSNTADREVLKALHDHGVKYLALRSSGYNNVDMAAAKEYGIRFSNAVYAPNSVADYTTMLILMSIRKMKQIMIRNTAQDYTVAGNQGKVIKDLKIGIVGTGRIGATVARNLSGFGSEILGYDVYENHDLLDILSYASLEELFETCDVITLHAPLLDTNYHMIDDAAISKMKDGVVIVNCSRGELIDTNALIRHIESGKVGAAGLDVIEGELSIFHQDHRQNILSNHQFSILQQFPNVIVTPHTAFYTDQAVNSMVEVALRSLISFMDEDKSDWEIK
- a CDS encoding 3-isopropylmalate dehydratase small subunit, whose protein sequence is MEKKFSGKVWKLPDDVDTDTIIAGRHGVILDKKEMGSHCLETLRPEFASEVKPGDILVAGKNFGCGSSREMAAEAINVHGVECIVAKSFARIFFRNAINNGMLLIESEEIPESCEEGDILTVEVNQKVTVNGKGFEISKLPDNLFAIIQDGGLVKNTIKRIQNSK